The nucleotide sequence TTGTTCATCCGCGGCAGGGCCATGTCCGGCGCGCCGATCATCAGCGGGATCATCCAGTTGGCCAGGCCGACGAAGGCCGGCATCACCGCGCCGAAGACCATGATCAGGCCGTGCATGGTGGTCATCTGGTTGAAGAATTCCGGCTGCACGATCTGCAGGCCCGGCTGGAACAGCTCGGCGCGGATCACCATGGCCATGGAGCCACCGAGCAGAAAGGCGCAGAAGCTGAACCACAGGTACATCGAGCCGATGTCCTTGTGGTTGGTTGTCAGCAGCCAGCGCGAGAGGCCCTTGGCCGGGCCGTGGTGATGGTCGTGTCCGGCATGACCATGGTCGTCGATCACTGCACTCATCAGCCTGTCCTCTTATTGGGTGGCTTCATCGGCCTGTTTGAAATCGAGCACGTCTTTCGGCGTGACCATCTCGCCCGTGTCATTGCCCCAGGCGTTGCGTTCGTAGGTGATCACGGCGGCCAGATCGACCTCGGAAAGCTGCTTGCCGAACGCGGCCATCGAGGTACCGGGCTTGCCGTTGACGACAATGTTTATATGACCCTCGCGGTCCTGAGTGACCAGCGGCGAGCCCTTGAGCGCCGGGAAGGTCGGCGGCATGCCCTCGCCCGTGGCCTGGTGGCAGGCCACGCAGGCAGTGCGGTAGACCTGCTCGCCGCGTTCGCTCAACTCTTCCAGCGTCCATTCCTTGCTGGTGAGCTCAGCCAGCTTGGCCGCCTCTTCCTTCTTCTCGGCGAGCCACACGGCGTAGTCTTCAGGTGAGCGTACGTCCACCACCACCGGCATGAAGCCGTGATCCTTGCCGCACAGCTCGGTGCACTGGCCGCGGTAGATGCCGGGCTCCTCGACGCGGGTCCAGGACTCGTTGATAAAGCCCGGTATCGCATCCTTCTTCACCGCCAGAGCCGGTACCCACCAGGAGTGGATGACGTCCGCTGCGGTGATCAGGAAGCGCACCTTGGCGCCTGTCGGGATCACCATCGGCTCATCCACTTCCAGCAGGTAGTGCTCGCCCTTGGGGGACAGGTTGTTGATCTGCTCGCGCGGCGTGGTGAGGTTGCTGAAGAACTCCACGTCTTCACCCAGGTACTTGTAGTGCCACTTCCACTGGTAGCCAGTGACCTGGATATCGACGTCGGACTCGCTGGGGTCGTAGATATGAATCAGCGTTTGCGTCGCCGGAACCGCCATGACGACCAGGATCACCAGCGGGATGACCGTCCAGGCCACCTCGACCTTGGTGTTTTCATGGAAGTTCGAAGACTGCGGACGCTTGGAACGGCGATGGGCGATCATCGAATAGATCATCACGCCGAATACCAACGCACCGATGA is from Pseudomonas saudiphocaensis and encodes:
- the coxB gene encoding cytochrome c oxidase subunit II: MSRHPKLWMSLGLCFLFGQAHAAWDVNMPVGVTDVSRSVFNLHMAIFWICVVIGALVFGVMIYSMIAHRRSKRPQSSNFHENTKVEVAWTVIPLVILVVMAVPATQTLIHIYDPSESDVDIQVTGYQWKWHYKYLGEDVEFFSNLTTPREQINNLSPKGEHYLLEVDEPMVIPTGAKVRFLITAADVIHSWWVPALAVKKDAIPGFINESWTRVEEPGIYRGQCTELCGKDHGFMPVVVDVRSPEDYAVWLAEKKEEAAKLAELTSKEWTLEELSERGEQVYRTACVACHQATGEGMPPTFPALKGSPLVTQDREGHINIVVNGKPGTSMAAFGKQLSEVDLAAVITYERNAWGNDTGEMVTPKDVLDFKQADEATQ